Genomic DNA from Chiroxiphia lanceolata isolate bChiLan1 chromosome 30, bChiLan1.pri, whole genome shotgun sequence:
GGGAGGCTGAGCACGATGTGGCGCTGTGGGGAAATGGGGTGCAGGAGCTCCGTGGTCCccggggtgggcaggggggttccagctgctcacagcaccccaaacccccccttcttcccttccagACGGTCTTCTCGGAGATGCGCCAGGAGTGCAAGTGCCACGGCATGTCGGGCTCCTGCACCGTCCGCACCTGCTGGATGCGGCTGCCCACCTTCCGCGCCGTGGGCGACGTCCTGAAGGATCGCTTCGACGGCGCCTCCCGCGTCATCTACGGCAACAAGGGCAGCAACCGGGCGTCAAGGGTGGAGCTGCACCACCTGGAGCCCGAGAACCCGGCCCACAAGCCGCCCTCGCCCCACGACCTCGTCTACTTCGAGAAGTCCCCCAATTTCTGCACCTACAGCGGGAAGACGGGCACGGCGGGCACGGCGGGGAGGTTCTGCAACAGCTCCTCGCCGGGGCTGGACGGGTGCGAGCTGCTGTGCTGCGGGCGCGGGTACCGCACGCGCACCCAGCGCGTCACCGAGCGCTGCAACTGCACCTTCCACTGGTGCTGCCACGTCAGCTGCCTCAACTGCACCAACACCCAGGTGCTGCACGAGTGTCTGTGACCCCCCCCACCCGACCCCCCGGGACCGCCCTGCCCAGCCCCGGAGGGGGTCTGCGCCACACACCCCCCATGACGGGTGCCCGGCTGGATTGGAGGCGCCCGTGGGCGGGGGTATGGATGTGCCCCTCTAGGGACCCCCGTCCTGCCACGGGTGGGCTCGGTGCCACGCACCTTCCTGGCCACCCCCCGGCTCCACGGGGTCCCCTTCTCgctgtaaataaaatatttattgtggACGGTTTGACGCCGTCGCCCCCTCCCCGCTTCGCTGGCCCCAGGCCCTGGTTTttgtaattaaagaaaataataattaataataattaataataacgATGCTTTGTTACAGGTGTCACTGATAGCCTTTAGAGAAGAATAAAGGATATATTTTTATCAGTCCTGACCTGATCCGTGTCTGGGGGGGCTGAGGAAGGGAGGGTACAAGCTTGGGGAGGGACACACCAATGTCCCCACACTGTGGGGTCTGCTGCCCACgtccatctgtccatccatcaCCTCTCCACCTCCTCACCTCCCGATTCCGTGTCCATCAGCCCCTCCAGCCGCTGTCCGtccatccttctcctccttccctcccgTCTCCACCATCCCCTCCCCTCAGACCCCCTTCTTTCTCCCGCTGTGCCCGTCTCCAGCCCAGCCATCCCGGCCGGTCCCTCGGCAGGGCTGGGGCGCCCATCACCATGGCACCTGGGCTGCGGCATCTCCGGCGCTGGAATTCCGGGCTGGTGCCGCCGAGGCCGGGCGTTGGGAGCGGCCCCGGGAGGTACAAGACGGCAGACAGGGAATGAGCATCGTCCATCACCGCTCCCGGCCGGGGCTGACGGCTCCCCTCGGCTccgggggaggaggggggcCGAGGAGGGCACTGGGGTTACCGGGGCGGGGGCCAGAGGGGTCGGGGATGGCCACTGGCCCCACACACAGCCCCGCATCCGTGTGTGGGGTCTGGCCACAGCCAGAGAAAGGCTGTGGCAAAGGTGGGGTGTAGTTCTGTGGCTGACAGGTGTCCTGCTGGCACGGGTATCCCCCTTGGGATGGGCAGCCCTTCGGGATAGACTCCCCTCCGAGATGGGTGTCCCACTGGGACAGGCATCCCAGCAGAATGAGCATCCCCTTGGGACAGTCATCCCACTGGAACTGGCATCCCATTGGGACAGGCACCCCCTTGGGATGAGCATCCCACCGGGGTGTGCATCACCCTGGGGTGTGTTTTCCCCTGGGCTAAGCATCCCACAGGGGGTGGGCATAGCCCCAGGACGGGCATCCTTGGGGAGGGCATCGCTCTGGGACAGGTATCCCACTGGGATGGGTTTCCCACCAGGGTGGATGTCCCCTGGGACAGGCACCCCTGGGGTTGGCACAGGGCccacattccccccccccccccaccaccccgTGATGTCACATCTTGGGCACCTCACACACCCCCCCTGCGTGTCTGGGGGACCCCCAGCCTGGTGCCCACCTGCCCCGGGCAGGTCCCCGCAGCCCGGGCTGCCCTCCGGAGCCGGGAACCTCGCGGGGCCCCCGGGGCTCCGCCGCATCAAAGGCTGCGGGGATGACGCTGCCACCACCCGAAATATCCCGCGGGGCCGATAGTGGAAAAGTTGATGTTTAGACAcagagcgggggggggggaaaaacaccCCGGGGGCCCCCGCTGCCCGCACCGAGGTCAAAACACAGCCCAGCGTGGggaataaaacactgaaatgcgAGGAAAACGCCTGGAAAGGAACACAGCCCGAAATAACCCTCCGAGCATCTCCCGCCTGCCGGGTTATCTGCCTGCTAAATTCTGCTCCGGCCCCGGCATGAAAATAGCCTGTTTTCCTGCGGTAGGAGTCAGGAATATAGATAATGACATTCTTATAAGTCACCTCTGTTACTCAGCTTTTCCTGCGGGTCGGTGACCGCCGGGCACCTTGGGCAGCCGCGACCCCCGGGCGGGCAGGGGCACCCCGGGCACAGGGCACAGACCTCCCCGGCTTGGACAAATATTCCTGGGTGCTGGAAATAGCTGCTGTGGGccagtgcagggacagggacagggacaggaacagggacagggcagTCCTGCCCGGTGCCAGCCTGTCACATCTGGGAAGCCAAGTAACAGCTGGATGGTGGCCACAAGCTGGGCCTGAGGAGGGCTGGGACACCCCCCCGGCAGGGGTGGGTGCAGGGGGGCTCTGCCTGGGGGCGTGGGACAAGACAGTGCCCAGAGGtgcaggacagagggacagagccATGCCCAGAGAtgcaggacagagggacaggacagcgcccagggctgcaggacagagggacagggatgctCCCAGAAGTGCAGGGCAGAGAGGTGGTGTCATGCCCAGAAATGCAGGACAGATGGACAGGACGGTGACCAAAGTTTCAGGTCAGAGGGACAGGATGACACACAGAGGtgcaggacagagggacagagtCATGCCCAGGGGtgcaggacagagggacagtGTCCTTCCCAGAAGTTCAGGACAAAAGGTCAGGACGGTGCCCAGAGgtgcagggcagagggatgggacagtgcccagagctgcaggacaggcagagctgtgccctccTGCACCGACTGTCTGGTGGCCCCATCCCACCTTGCAGGACCGTCCCCATCCCGTCCTGTCCCCACGGCCAGCGGCACAGCCCCGTCCCCGCTCCCCTCGCCTCCGGTCGGCGCGGACCCACGTCCCGCCCGCTCCCGGCTTGTCCGGCCGCCCCCTCCCATCCGCCGCATTCCTCCGGCGCGGGGCCAACGCGCCCAGCAACGGTGGCAGCGCTGGCCTCTAATCCCCGGGCATGCCAGCCCCGGGGGGACCGTCGCCGTCACCCACTCCCTGATAGGTGACCAATGCCCGAGACGAACAATTAGGGACAAAGCGGAGCCGCCGGGGGCTAACGCCGGCCTTCACGGGTGCCTTGTGCGGCATTCGGCGGGTTTAATGAATTGTCCATCAATCCTTTCAGCTCCGCTCGCCCGGGCTGGATTAATCTGAGAAGCCGCAGTGGGGAAGGAGCCGCTAAGCCTGTATTTATTACTCTGCCATTGTAACTAATTGAGGTAATTATCTGTGACTCCAACCCCGCGCAACAATGCCGCATTCACCGGACCCTTCCCACCGGCTCCTCGCGCGGCCTGGGAGAGCCGGCACCGCGGGCAGGATGCGGGGACGCGGCGgggatggtgggatggggacGGGCAGGGATGCGGCGTGGCTGGCACCGCGGCTGACACTGCGGGGACACGGACAGTGCTGAGGGCACCCGTGCGTTGTGGCGTGGCCAGTGCCAGCTGCACACGTGGGTCACGGTCTGCGGGGACACCAACAGCgctggcacatccctgggcacAGATCTCAGGACACCAGTGGCACCAGTGGCACGCGAGGGTCACGGCTCTCAGACACCACCAGCATCCAGACACACGCGGGTCACAGTTCCTTGGGAACGCAGCCAGCACCAGGACATACAGGACCACAGCTCTCTGGGGACAATGCCAGCACCGGTGACACATGTGGGTCATGGCTTTTTGGGGACACCAACACATACATGGCCATAACACCCTGGGGACAACCGCCAGCACCAGTGACACACGCGGGTCACGACTGGCTGGGGACACCAGTCCCCAGGTGACACCGCCAGCCCCGGTGACACATGAGGGTCAGAGCTCTCTGGGGACGATGCCAGCCCTGGTGACACATGTGGGTCACGGCTCTCTGGGGACACCACTGTCACCGGTGACACACGGGGCTGCCGTGACTCTCAGACAGCAGCGGCACCGGGGACACGCGTGGCTCACGGTTCCCTGAGGACACCGGCGACGGTCCCGGGGCAGGACCCGGtgcccccccgtgccccccggtgccccccgggGCTGTCGGTCACCGGCTGCGCGGCGACATCTGGCGGCCGCGGGCGACACCGCGCCCCGGTCCGGGGGCACCGGTACCGGGGGGACCCCCCGGTGCCACGCGCGGGCACCCCACGGGCCGAGCCCCCCGCGGGGACGCCGGGCTGTGGCGGGTCTGGGGGGCGGCGGGTGCccggggggtgccggggggACGGCGCTGGCGCCGGCGCAGCCCGAATTAGAAGGTGATTTTCCCGGCGGGGAGCGGGTTTGGGCAGGAGCTGATCCCACGGGAGGGGCCGCGCCGCTGCCCCCGCGTCTGGGACACCCCGCGCCACGCCGGGCAGGGCGCCGAGCCGTGACGCGCTGTGCCGAGCCGTGCCAGGCTAtgccagcctgtgccaggctgcAACGAGCTGTGCCGGTCTGTTTAAGGGCTTTGCCAAGCCGTGCGGGGCCGTGTCGTGCCAAGCTGAGCCATGACAGGCTACATCAGGCTGTGCCAAGGTGTGCCGAGCAGTGATGTGCTGTGCCAAGCAGGCTGGGTCGAGCTTTCCTGGGCTCTTCAGGGCtttgctgagctgggctgggctgtgccgaGCCGTGCCAGGCTGTCGTGCCGTGGTGAGCCATGCGAAGTTGTGCCAACCCGTGCCAGGCTATACCAGGCTGTGCCAAGATGTGCTGAGCCTTGCCAGGTCATACCAAGACGTGCCGTGCCACTACAGGTTACGCCGGATGGAGCTGTGCCATGAGCCTGTGGCAAGCCAAGGGGACCACGCTGCACTGTGCCAGCCATCCCGTGCCATGCCAGGCCATCCCGTGCCATGCCAGGCCGAGCTGTGCCAGGTGCCACTGCAGCACCACGGCTGTGCCGTGCTGGGCTGAGGTCACCGTCGGGGCTGGGGTCAGGCCCCGGTGTGGGACGTGCCAGGACGGGGGACACACGGGGTGACGTGGCCCTGGGGGTGCCCCCCCTGCCCGCGGGTCCCCCCCGGCTGCGCCGGCTGCCCCGCGCCGTGACCTCCGGGCCGGTGTCACCGGGATAATGACAGGGTCGCACAGGGGGGCGGGGGAGGAGCCGGTTTTAAATAACGTGCAAATTGGACACGATATTTGTGCGGTTTCCTGGGGCCGGGGGGATCCTCCCCCCCCAGCAGAGTGACTAAGAGGTGGCGGCcgctcgggggggggggacggCTCCCCCCCGGTGAGTCACTCGGGGTCCCCCCCCGGCCGTGACGTGGGGCCAGTGGCCGAGGGCCAGACCTGCTGCGCTCACCTACTCATTacgggggacacgggggggggtGGCACGTCCCACCCGTGTTGTGACGCGCTGCGGTGCCCAACGGGATGCCCGGGGCCTCTGGCTGACCCCAGAACCGTGATGGGGGGGTGTGGACGGACACCCGGGTCCTCATGAGGGGGTCTCCAGAGACACAGGTCCTtgctggggtggtggggggTGGAGGGGCCTGAGGAGGGTGATGGGCCCCCCCCGACCAACCCCCCGACCGCACACACACAGGGGCTGAGGCGGCACATGGGGATCCCGCAGCCTTTATTGGGGTCAGCTCTCGGGAGAGCCAGCCCTGAGCCCCGCCCCCAGGACCACACCCTGCCGAGCCACACCTCTGATGGACACACCCAGCCAAGCCCCGCCCTCGAGGTGCCACACCCCACCAAGCCCAGCCCCTCAGGCTCGGGTGGGGCTGGTGGGGCCCGGGGGGGCCCCGGtgctctccaggctgctgctgctgctgctgtaggcACGGGGGTCTCGGCAGAGCCGCCGCCGGGACCCCCCCACGCTCCCCTCGGCCTCCGAGTCGGAGTCGGGCGCCGTGTGCCGGCGGATGCGGGACACGGCCTCGCGCAGGGCCTGGGCGTACAGCACCGGCCGCCGCGGGGGTGGCCGCCCCCGGggacccccacagccccccgggCTCCGCCACGGACTGTGAGGGCTCCCGGTGGGCTCCCGGGGGGGCGAGGGCGCTGCGGGAGGGGTGAGAGCCCCGGGGGGTGCAGGAGGGCTGCGGGGAGGGCTGGTGGGCGCCGGGGACCCCCCGGCGTAGCGGACCTGCTGGCGCTGCGGGGGAGGCACGTACTGCGCCCGGACCACCACGCGGGTGGCGTCGATGAGGACGTGTCCCTCCGacccccgccgccccctcccgcGCTCCGGCGCCCGCTCCCGGCCGGCCGCCGCCCGCGGCAGCGTCTGGCAGTGCCGGGGGGTGCCGGCCCCCCCCGGGGGCGGCTGCGTCCCGCGGGGCCGCCGGTGCTTGGCCTCGGTGGCCGCCCGGGGCAGCGTGTGGCTCCAGccccccggcacagccccccGGGCCCAGGGTGCCGACGGGGGGCTGCGGGGTCCCCGGGGGGGCCGGAGCTGCAGGGTGCGGTGGGGAGCGTCGTAGGCGGGGGGGGAGATGTAGGGGGGAGGCCCCCCCCGGCGGGCATGGGCCGCCTGCACCCGCCGCATGTGCACCTCGTAGGTGGGGGGGCACAACCTGCCCACCGGCACCGGGGGCCGGGGCGTGGGCGGTGGGTTCCCCCCCCAGGGTCCGCTGCCCCCCGTCCCCTCGGGCTGTcgtggggggcagggggtggggggcacccggggccggggggcgaAGTCCTGCAGGCGTCGGGAGGGAttggggggcacggggggccAGGGGGGGGCCAGCTCGGCCACGAAGCGCTTCTCCAGGTACCTGCAAGACAGAGACGGGGGatgaggggagggagggtggggggtgCGGGCCGGACCCCCCGCCCCTCCGTCCCCACTCACGCGTACTCCCCGGCGATGCGGCGGTAGGTCCAGGGGGGCTCTGGCCGGCACCCCGCAGCCATGCCTGTGCCCGAGCTGCAACACGCCACCGTGTCGATCTCCACCAGCACCAGCTTGGTCCGCTCGCAGATCCGCAGgcgccccgcgccccgctccGGACCCCCCAGCATGGCCCCGGCCGGGAGGGGGGTCCCCGTGCAGGGGGGAGGCTCAGCGGAGCCTCGGCGGAGCCCCGTGCCCGCCCGCGCACACCCACGGCCGCACGCGCGTCCCCCGGGACCCCCGTGTCCCGCCCGGTGCCGCCGCGGGGCTCGGAGCCCCCCGGGGGGCCGGGAGCCCGGCGCGCCGCGGGGACCCCACCGGCCGTCCCGGGGGTGTCTTGTCGCCGTGTATGTGTGCGTGTGCCCCCCCCCCGGGATCCCTTCCCCCCCCTGCGACAAGCAGGCGATGGCGGGTTTGGCACCGAGCGCTGCAGCCCACGCGGGCTCCGAGCGGAGCTTAGCAACCCTCCGGCGGCGGCATGGCAACCGGCACggcccccccgagcccccccgggGCCCCCCAGTACCTGCCCGGCGCTCACCTCGCTCCGCAGCCTCTGCCGGACcccggggctggcagggacGGGGTCCCCCGGCCCGGCCTCTCCCCCCCGGCCAGGAATGTGCCACGCTCAGCACGGCCGGGCCTCGCGCCTCCCCCGTGGGCACCGGCAGCAAACCTCGgcctcccgcccgcccgcgACCCCCGCCAGCCCCCCGACACGCAGCCCCTCGCTCcggcctcccccagcccctgcccgaCACCCCCCGCTCACCGCGGTGCCCACCGGAGGGTCCCCATGTCCCGCCGGGTCCCTGTGCCCGTCCCATCCCCAATCCCGGCCTTTTAGAAAAGCCACAGGCGGAACAAACAGGGATTTAGGGTCTGGGCGAGCTCAGCAGATTCCCCCTGTCTGGTGTGGGGGGGGTCACGCCCCCTCCCCGGGTACCCCCTCCCTCACctgtgccccccgtgccccgcACCGAGCCGGGGTGGTGCCAGGTCTGTGtttatttgtgggttttctCCACACACGAAGCGGTGGCGGGTGTGGATGTGGCCGAGGGACCTCGGGGTGGGGGCCGAGGGGaacccctggggctggggcggggTCCCTGGGCCAGAGAGAGCTGAGGAGGTTTCACCAAAGCCAGTGGAACCctgagggggagcagggggggtACGGATGAGGGTCTGcactgggaacagccctggcacagaggtgGGTGACCCCAGGGGGGTCGAGGGCTGCCCCCAGCACCTTGCACGGtcttggggtgcagggggggccGTGGGCTCCCCccacccagggaagggcagtggggaccaccccagggctgggagttattgctggatgctgctggtgAGTGGGGTCTTGCCCCGGGTGCCTCCGCCAGCCCGGGGGGGCACAGtgtggcaggagagcagagtggggggctccaggagaggaaTTaacccccccaccaccacctcagGGGCCCTGTGGGAGGACCAGGGCTTGCAGGATGTCTGAGAGGGAGACGATCCCTTTGACCACGTCGCTCTCATCCACCACCACCAGCCGGTGaacctggggaggggggacacagggaatggttgAGGGGGAGtggggacccccccagaccccaccCTGGCACCCCGGGCACGGTTACCTCGGCCTCCACCAGGCGGTTGATGATGGTTTCCAGCGTCTCGTGCTTGTAACACTTGAGGACGCCCTCGAAGTAGTGGGAGCGGTGCTGCAGCGCCCGCGTCACCGTCACGTCCAGGTTGTTGTAGGTCTTCTCAGCTGCCAGGttctggggcagggacaggcgTTGGGGACACAGCCGGGACCTTGGGGACCGCCACCACTCCCCGGcatcccccccccagcccaggcactgcCCCTCCCGGTACTCACAATAACATCGAATTTGGAGTAGATGTCCACCACCCgccctggggaaggaggggagcgGCTCAGCGGCGCTGCCGGGCCCTCgagaggggacacagccccCCCCGGAGGTGACCTGGGGACAGCCAAGGCCGGGCCAGCCCGTCCTTACCCGAGTCATCCACCACGGGCAGCGCAGAGACGCGCTGCTGCACGAAGATGCCCAGGGCCACGTAGATGGGGGTGCCCGTGCCCACCACGGCGATGTTGCTGTAGGTGCCGATCTGCAGCTCCGCCAACGTCCGCGCCATGAACTCGGGCTTGGGCACCTCTGCGATCTGCGGGGACAGcgaggggggcacagggctgagcacagACCCCCCCATGCTGGGGGTGAAAGCACAGAGGGccaggggacagagcaggggatGTGGGACCCCTGGGCAGGGGCGGTGCAGAGGGTTTGTGCAGCTTCCTGGGGgtcccccagcacccacagcatgTGGGGAGgtagcagagctgtgcccaccctgtgcccagtGCTGGTGGTACCTGGTATAAGGACCTGGCACAGCCCAGACCGAGGGGCTCGGGGCAGAACTTGGTAcagggagctggcacagcccaggctgggggtCTCAGGGTGGCCCCCACCATCACCATGAGGCAGGGGCAGGACTCACAAAGAGCTTGAGGAACTTGAGGATGCGTTTGTGGGTGAGGATGTAGAGGGTGTTCCCCGAGTCGGGGTCGATGACGGGCAGACGATGGATCTTGTTGCGGATCAGGGAGGACACGGCGTCGAAGAGGCtgcgggagggagggggggggatttggggtgtgcCCAGGGGTGCCCCCCCCAAGCCGtgaccccctccctgccccccgGGGGGTACCTGGCGTTGGGGGAGATGCAGACCAGGGGCTTGAAGGAGTCCTGCAGATAAACCTCTGCGGGGAGAGGGGGGAACTGAGAGGGGTGGGCGGGGGACGGCGccggggggctctgggagcGCCGGGGGGGGCGGGAGGCGGCCGGTAGAGACCCCCCTCACCTCTCCACGTCTCTATTTTGTGCTCCTCCAGCTCGTAGATCTGCACCTGGGGAGGGTAAGAGGAGAAACCAGGATCACTCACAGCCATAGGTGGGGTGGGCAGAGCCAGACACCCCCCACGCCGCAGACCCCCGGCCCTCACCATGGGCGACTTGTAGTAGCGGTGCAGGATGTTGATGAAGTCGGTGATGGTCAGCATTcctggggggcagggagggtgagggggggTCCCTCCAGCCCCTTGCCAGCCTGagagccccctgtgcccccccggCTCACCTACGAAACTTTGCTTCTTGCTGTCCCAGAGCGGGGCCGCCCGGACGCCGTTGGTGACCAGGGCGAAGAAAGCCTTCTTCACCTGCGGGCACGGCCGTCAGGGAGCCCCAAAagtgccccccacccccagccccaaaacTTCCTTCTCCCCCCCGGCCCCAGCACACCTGCAGGGACGTGTCAAAGACGACCAGTTTGGAGCTGGTGGGGATCAGGTCGTAGCAGCGGTGGGATTTCATGAAAGCCGTGTAGGCACCGCGGTGGGCGtcccctggggggggggggggcagcgtGAGGGGGCACCTCAAACCCTGGAGCATCCCCCGTCCTGGGGCACCCCAAATCCTGGCGATAACCCAAATCCTGACCCCGAGGTACCTCAAATCCTGGGGCACCCCAAATCCAAACCTCAGACATCC
This window encodes:
- the DDN gene encoding dendrin; this encodes MLGGPERGAGRLRICERTKLVLVEIDTVACCSSGTGMAAGCRPEPPWTYRRIAGEYAYLEKRFVAELAPPWPPVPPNPSRRLQDFAPRPRVPPTPCPPRQPEGTGGSGPWGGNPPPTPRPPVPVGRLCPPTYEVHMRRVQAAHARRGGPPPYISPPAYDAPHRTLQLRPPRGPRSPPSAPWARGAVPGGWSHTLPRAATEAKHRRPRGTQPPPGGAGTPRHCQTLPRAAAGRERAPERGRGRRGSEGHVLIDATRVVVRAQYVPPPQRQQVRYAGGSPAPTSPPRSPPAPPGALTPPAAPSPPREPTGSPHSPWRSPGGCGGPRGRPPPRRPVLYAQALREAVSRIRRHTAPDSDSEAEGSVGGSRRRLCRDPRAYSSSSSSLESTGAPPGPTSPTRA
- the PRKAG1 gene encoding 5'-AMP-activated protein kinase subunit gamma-1 isoform X1; the protein is MKSHRCYDLIPTSSKLVVFDTSLQVKKAFFALVTNGVRAAPLWDSKKQSFVGEPGGHRGLSGWQGAGGTPPHPPCPPGMLTITDFINILHRYYKSPMVQIYELEEHKIETWREVYLQDSFKPLVCISPNASLFDAVSSLIRNKIHRLPVIDPDSGNTLYILTHKRILKFLKLFIAEVPKPEFMARTLAELQIGTYSNIAVVGTGTPIYVALGIFVQQRVSALPVVDDSGRVVDIYSKFDVINLAAEKTYNNLDVTVTRALQHRSHYFEGVLKCYKHETLETIINRLVEAEVHRLVVVDESDVVKGIVSLSDILQALVLPQGP
- the PRKAG1 gene encoding 5'-AMP-activated protein kinase subunit gamma-1 isoform X2 produces the protein MKSHRCYDLIPTSSKLVVFDTSLQVKKAFFALVTNGVRAAPLWDSKKQSFVGMLTITDFINILHRYYKSPMVQIYELEEHKIETWREVYLQDSFKPLVCISPNASLFDAVSSLIRNKIHRLPVIDPDSGNTLYILTHKRILKFLKLFIAEVPKPEFMARTLAELQIGTYSNIAVVGTGTPIYVALGIFVQQRVSALPVVDDSGRVVDIYSKFDVINLAAEKTYNNLDVTVTRALQHRSHYFEGVLKCYKHETLETIINRLVEAEVHRLVVVDESDVVKGIVSLSDILQALVLPQGP